The Daphnia pulicaria isolate SC F1-1A chromosome 12, SC_F0-13Bv2, whole genome shotgun sequence genome segment ctagTCCGACGCGCCTTTTGtcaatctggcaatcaaaattggtcAGATACAAACTTCAAACTGGATGTGTGTATTCACTAGTTCTATTTGTAGTATCAACAGCAGGTCAATTTTCGCCAAGCCAACCCTTAATGAATtggaatcaaatgaaatatctTCCCTTCCCCCTTAAAATTACCAGGCAGGAACTAGGCAGAAGTAAGGAAAGTATAAGAAACGGCAAAAGTAGTAGGCGTGAGGAAGGAGATTCATTACCTCTGACATTTAAGACCAAACGAACCTCATCAAAGTAAGTCGGCAATCGTTTAATTAACTTACACGACATTGGTTAATTTAAATGTTGGGTCTCTCAACATTTTTGTCATTCGAAACTGAcagttttcgtctttttttgacACCGCGGTGGCGTGTCCGTCCATTTCGTGCGGGATTTACCGCATGaaattcacatttttaaaaattaaaatctttaaaaaaaaacgaaactaactcttttctttctatgcGGGGAATATAAGCGATTCAGCGTTCATTTTATGTGATGTTGAGCTGCGATCGTCAatcaaattggatttttttaaatgtttttaggTGTGCTAATCAAATCAAGTTCCCTGCCCTTGATTTGCAAAAAGACTCGTGAATTTGCGTTCAGCCATTCACAACTATAATAAGCATCGAACTGTGAAAAGGTTTAAACCGTAAATGAATTAGACGTGAATGAATTTCTCCCAATTTAGTCCACTCTGCATTTAGTAAAAatgtggcaatcaaaattgttgtttttttacttgccGCGTCCAAAGTTTTGCAGATACAAACTTGAAATTCGGTTTGTTTATTCAGTAAGTGTAATTGCATCCACAGTTTAATTTCCGTACAGAAATTCCAATCCCTAAATGAATAAGAATCGAATCAATTTTCTTCCCTCCCCCTCCCCAAAATTTCGTGTCGCCGATGAAGTTGAACCTCAAAGGGACGCcccaatttcctcctccaacatgatacccgtgaaatgggtgtaGTGGTTACTGTTGTCAAGCAAATACGAGTCACCAGTATATTCAATCGTCACCCAGAGTTGATCGCCTGTTTTCAAGTTGAGCGTCGACTGGACGGTCAACGGATTCAATTGATTAACGGGTCCGTTATTCTGTGAAACACGACTCGCCCCGATTCGattcccgttcaaataaagataAGACCAAAAATCAGCAATAGATGAAAGATACGCCTCTCCcgtgaaagagaaataataaattcccggtcgcggGGCCGTGAATTTCCCCGATGTCAAGTCcatggcatttccctcgttcaTCAGCGCCAAATTGAACGGAATTGGAATGTTTTCTGTatcaaaattagaatttctctggacgtagaaatagACGGGCGTCGTtttgacgtcggcgtatccAACCCATTTCTGGAAacctttttattaattaaaaatgacataatTGCAACTGAATAATTGGTGAGAATCTAAAAAGTTTACCCGCATCGTCAGTTGGTTTAGTGAAATCGCAGTAAACTGATTCCATTTTCGTCGATCCCATGACGGAATAAAATCCGTTCAGGGTGTGGCCAATCAACCACAAATCTTGGCAGGACTTTGGCAGTCCACTCAAAGTCACTAGTCCGGTGCACACGAGTCGGCCCAGCGTGTGGACGCCGGATGAAGTTTCCAGTTGAGTTCTGCCGAAATTCAAACGAGTGACGggcaaaacatttttgtcgGTAATGACACctgcaaatgaaattaattttattcatttttaaaattctatacAAACGTGAGAACCGTAACGCACCGTCATCGACTAATTGAAGTGGTACAAGAGCATCGCAATTGCATTTCGCCGCAGGATCGACGCAATTTGCATCGATTCCGCACTGGCAGGTGTGAACTCCGTCCGTGTTACTTCCGGCCCAAAAGTATTGCGCATTTCCTTCTCTGTCGTTCCACCAGGAATAGGCGACGCCATTTGACTCGAATGGGGCATAGTTGCAGTCGTACTAATAAAAGAATTGAGAATAAAAAACGTGAAAGGAAAGATCAAATCAATTAAGCTGATTGACTGAAACTGACTCTAATCGACTGGTGGCATTCAGTGGATAATTCCATCAAAGCTTTGATTTGTCCCATTGACGAATTGTAGTTGATGGAACGGGAATAACACCCGGGATCGGCGCAGTGGCCCACATTTAAAGAAGATTCACTATCGTGTACAATTGAGGTCGATCCTGTTTTTATGGAAAGATAATGAGTCacatcatatttttctttaattggaAATGTCACTATTTCACCTGATGTCATATCGCAGTAAACGTAAATTGAGTCATCGCCGACACCTTGTCCGTCCGGATCGATCCAGTGCATTCCGGATGAAAGTGAAGGATTGGCGGCACGAAGTTCTCTGCATGTCCTTGGGATTCCGCTCTTTCCAGTTGAtcgaattgaaatttctttattaattggaaataattttgaatcagtGGAAACCGGAAGTTCAGCCGGTTCCAACAGGGAAGTTAATCTTCTTTCTTGAtcctgaattttgacttccagtTGGACATTCTTGGCCTCTAGTTGAATTACTTTCAATGCCAAATCTTGTCTTAGTTCATTCTGTCatagaaaaggtaaaagtgTTTAGGGAAACTCTGAATTTAACTAAACAgttagagatttaaaaaagtttattaaATGAGATTTACTAACAATTACTAAACTTACATTTATTTCGAGTTGCGCCTCCAGTTGCGTCACCTTTTCTTCAAGTTGAGCATTTTTAGCATCAATTTTGGCTTCTAGTCTCACTTCTAATTCTTGCAGTTTATCTTCCAAGGAAAATGGGGTAAGAGCAGAGGAACAAATTTTCCCGCAACTTAAAATCAACatcaaaccaaaataaattgacaAACGAGCCATTTTTACTCGATTTTATTTGTAACAAAAGCGACACGTAACAATCGACAGAAAAACCCACTTTCTAgttttaataccttttatgCGCTTTTATCAATCGCCTATCTTGCAAGGGGTCCATAAAAGATAACTACCGAGACTTTTGATTCGAAATTTGGTTGTTATTCTTGATCAACATATTTGTTTTATGATGACTCAAATGATTACGTCACTATTATAATCCATTATTCCGTTAAATTTAGTTGAATCTATAGGTTGTTTtgagagaaataaatttttgttttgtttaacgaCTATTATTCCGCTTTATCTTCGATGCGTAATGGCTCCTCACTGATTGATTGGTTGTCATGACGCCGCTTTTCATGACTCACCTGATTAAAACTGCCCATTTTTCGTCAGTTTTTAGTCCAACAGATGAAAACCAACAGCAAAGCAACTTAAGTGAGTGCGAATATATTATGCCATTATTTAGTTGTTCGGAATTTGTTATATAATGATGTTTCCAACTCCTGACGtgcgttttaatttttggaGTTTGATTCGTTGTTGCGTTCAACTCGGTTCAACTTAAAGGTTACGCTTGATAGATTGAGATATTATTGCGGATGAAAATAACGAGTCTTATTTGTGTTTGTATAATATATCCCTGTCGAAAGAAGATAGATTTCGtgattagaatttttaaatgtcatgCAGTCTAATGTCAGCATGACGGTCTGATATTATTTcgtattatttgttttctaagTGGCTATTATGGACATTGGACAATAATCTAGCGTTTATTGAAACGGAGTTTACCCTGGGGACTGGTCTGATTTGGTTTATTACTCATCGATCGCGTTTTACTGGACGTGAAGGAAAATTATTGGCGTAGCAATCGTTTATTAACTGTTAATTTTAATTGGTTACTGGCAGGGAATTATACACGTTGATGAATCAAGTGTCAAACGTTCTCAAGTCTCAAGGAGTGGGAAAAAGGTGATCCAGTGGCAATTGATGTCCCACCAATTTATGTCCACTCGCTGTCGCCTCAATGCTCGCTTGCTGTGCCCATGTCGGAGCCGTCCATTCCGTAGTCTTTACCGGATTCAGTGCGGAAGCGATGGCCAATCGCATCAACGACGGTAttcattcttttaatttcactttatttaaattgttttaataatattcTATTGTTTTTCATTAGCTGAAGCTAAGGTAGATATTACTGCTGGCCAAGGGGTCCAAGGGggcaaattaattgaattgaagaaatgaacagcagttgaaaaatgtccgACTGTTAAAAATATTCTCGTAGCCAAAAGAATCCTGTTGATTCACCGTTTCTTGATGTCAATCTCGATGAggtttgctttaaaaaaataattttacttttataaaCTGTAGTATtaatcaacagaaaattttgTCAGGCGTTGGTTAAAGAGAGTGGTGGATGTGAACCGGCCGTTTTGGACAGCGAAGATTTGCTGTTTATGCTTTACACATCCGGCAGCACAGGAAATCCTAAAGGGATTGTTCATTCTTAAGCTGGCTATCTTCTTTATGCGTCGTTGACGTATAGTTGAAATAGTTTTCGATTGCAAAGAAGGAGGATCTCAAATGCTGACGTAATTAATTCTCGTTTTCCCAACAGGTCGATATTGGAAGGCTGTCCAGCGTCTAAAAATTAACCAATTGTATGCAGCTCCTACCGCCATTCgattattattgaaatacgGCGACGAACATGTCGAAAAATATGATCTCAGCTCTTTCCGCACTCTGGGTTCTGTGGCATGATTGCTGATTAAGTGTCTAATTAAACATAATCACGTTTCAACGGTATTTTCCTCTTAGGATTAACCTATCAACGTGGAGGCTTAGCACTGGTACAACAAAGTTGAACGATGCAAAGAGAAATGCGTCGTTGTGGGTGGCAAACGGAAACGATAGGCATTTGCATCAGTCCAACACCCTCAGCCCCTGGCTCAGAAATTCTTCTCGGCATGCAGATAAGGCCGATGTACGGAATCTGGCCGGCTATTCTAGAAGAAAAGGTAATGTCtcatatttattgattttcaaaattcatcCTGGCTAGAAATCTTTTCTGCAAAGGGGAACGAGTTGAAAGACAATAATGATGTAACATCTGTCTTGTGCTTGAAAAATCCTTGGCCTAGAATGGCACGCACCATTTATGGAACATATTACAGCCGCTTCATGGAAACTAATAATCAACctttttcaaaagtaaaaaatatctAACACATTTTCGTTATATTTCAGCCAATATTTCAACGAGTAAGAGTATGGGGGTTAAAATATTGGATAGTATTCAGTGCTCGGTAAACATAACTGGGTAGTAGGTGAAGCGACTCCAATATTGTCCTCCAAAccgaattttgaaattcaaaactaaatttatgaaaatatttataactttagaaatttAGGTTAGTTTTAAATGTGAATTTATCTACCTCAACATTTTCAGCGGCCCCAAGGTTGGCGACAATTTCCCTGTGGATCC includes the following:
- the LOC124316248 gene encoding uncharacterized protein LOC124316248 encodes the protein MARLSIYFGLMLILSCGKICSSALTPFSLEDKLQELEVRLEAKIDAKNAQLEEKVTQLEAQLEINNELRQDLALKVIQLEAKNVQLEVKIQDQERRLTSLLEPAELPVSTDSKLFPINKEISIRSTGKSGIPRTCRELRAANPSLSSGMHWIDPDGQGVGDDSIYVYCDMTSGSTSIVHDSESSLNVGHCADPGCYSRSINYNSSMGQIKALMELSTECHQSIRYDCNYAPFESNGVAYSWWNDREGNAQYFWAGSNTDGVHTCQCGIDANCVDPAAKCNCDALVPLQLVDDGVITDKNVLPVTRLNFGRTQLETSSGVHTLGRLVCTGLVTLSGLPKSCQDLWLIGHTLNGFYSVMGSTKMESVYCDFTKPTDDAGFQKWVGYADVKTTPVYFYVQRNSNFDTENIPIPFNLALMNEGNAMDLTSGKFTAPRPGIYYFSFTGEAYLSSIADFWSYLYLNGNRIGASRVSQNNGPVNQLNPLTVQSTLNLKTGDQLWVTIEYTGDSYLLDNSNHYTHFTGIMLEEEIGASL
- the LOC124316496 gene encoding uncharacterized protein LOC124316496 isoform X1; the protein is MSKNMISALSALWVLWINLSTWRLSTGTTKLNDAKRNASLWVANGNDRHLHQSNTLSPWLRNSSRHADKADVRNLAGYSRRKEGNELKDNNDVTSVLCLKNPWPRMARTIYGTYYSRFMETNNQPFSKRPQGWRQFPCGSSCFGGGQLRSGATPIRISSVPAPGILSKTVFLIAEPPVQAAKRINNVKNRLKRRIFLTTKKCAAFATTTQRLLSSIEWPQLSKLWNATATKGRRENKRRIRFEKSWQEGTSWPFLKTLDIIHYFLF